The genome window CACGGAAGCAAGCTTCTAAAACCAGCTCAAAATGAGGAGCTTTGGGACTATTGGAAGAACTTCGAAACGTTGCATGGTACTAGGGAGTCGTTTATAAAAATGCTCAAGATAAGAAGATTCTTAGAAGATACCATGAAGGTTGACACTGAGGAAGTTTCCAAACAAGATAACAATATTCAGTTTGTTAAGTCGACTTCACAGCCCAAAGCAAATAACGCGCCGAATGAGACAATTAAATCCAATACAGATGAAATTGACTTAGGATCTAtagaattggaaaatgacTAATACAATGAAGTACAGTATAACATAATTATTTAAGTCTCTCAATTTAGgttttgtgtttttatattttcCTACCTTTTTTCAACCCAGTCAGTTGAACTCATATGTGATAATCTACTCAAAGCTCTGGCGAAAGcaaatctttcttcatctaaTGCGAACATTTGCGCCTTCTTTGCTATATCTTTTGTGAAACCGTGTTTAGTAACTAATTCATCATTTACATCAGCATTATCATCAGTATCtttgccttcttcttcactctTTGGCTTGAGTTTAAAATCATTAATGATATCTTCTGGCTCTACGAATAACGAGGTAAAATCATTCGCCCCAGTAGTAGCCAATTTCCCACCATTATCGTAGACGGCGTCTAAAAATGTAATGAACCTCCTCACCTCGTCACGTACATATATGGTCAAGTATGGTAAATCTGTCACCACAAATGATCTAAAACTACTTGCAAGGGTCAAATAATCTCCGGCTGCTAAAGGTTGACCACACAATtgtttaaaagaaaattgcGCAACTCTACCTGGAGTACACTTGGGAACCAACAATTCTCTACCCCAAATAGTTAATGGGTAGTCATGAACCACTTgcgcagcagcagcgggCTCGTTTGGTGCATTCGATTGCGAAAAGTAATCATACCATTGGTTCACGTGAAGTTTTCTGGCTAATTCACACTCTTTTGAGAAGTAATCCATGCCCTTTTCTGGATAATAGTACACAGACGACACAGGTCTTGGAATCTTACGGTAGTCGGTAGGAGAATCCAAGAGAACAACTTCCGTTCTTTCCTTGATCAAATTAATGCATGGGATAAATGATTCACGCTGAACACCATTGATATATAAGTCGTCTGGTTTCCTGTTACTGGTTGCAAAGAGCACGACACCGTAGTCTTTGGATAACAGCGTAGTAACTAGTCTCCGTAGAATCATCGCATCTGCAACATCAGTCACTTGAAACTCATCAAAACATAGTACTCTTGAGCTATTTGCGATTTCTGCGGCTAAAAATGGGATTGGATCTATGTCTTTCCCCTTCGCTTCTCCTAGGGCATCGAAGTTCTGCTCCGACATAATTTCGTGCGATCTCTTGTGGACAAACTGCATAAACTGATGGAAATGAATACGTTTCTTGGACAAATGCGATGGTACTGTGGAGTAGAATAGTTCCATCAACATCGTTTTACCACATCCCACGTCACCATAGAGGTATATTCCCTTTGGAACTCCCTCAGTCGAATATTTCTGGTTCCTGGACAATAATAGCTTGCCTAGGAATCCAGCTCTCCATCCGACTTGGTCCAACACGCTAGGAGGAACTACTGGATCTGGATGGTACGCTTGTAACGATTCATGTAAATGGCCTAAAGACTTTATGATACCCCTCTGATACGGATCATCTCTTAGCTTGCCAATCTTCACTTGGCGATCGTATTCGAGTAACGGTGTCTTTGCAACATCAGAAACAAACCTTCTACCAAGCCTTAGCTGATATATTCTAGTGCGAATCATGACTATGTGATGAATGGGTGTGGCTGGATGCTAGCACTCAGCTTGGCTATTACTCTTCTAATGGAATATGCTCGACAATACGCGGTCTAGTAGTACTTATGATGTATTACACTAAAATATATAGTAAGATGCCTTCAAATAATTGATCATCCATCAATCGCGCCCCACtctgcttttttttctattctcCGATTTCGGTACAGCTATTCAAAGCAGCCAGCGTTTTTAGGCTTTCGCTTTCCTAAGACTAAAGTAATCTGGCTCACttttattaattttttgtCTAGAAAAGGTTTTAATGGTGGGTCTTTCTTTACAACATGAAATGGCAAAGGGTAGACGTAAATGATGTATGGCACCACATCGTTGTACCCCACCTCCTTCCGAATGATGATCATGCACGGTATTAAAAGTGTTCTTCTTTAGAGAATTATCCATGACCACTTGTCGAAGAATGATTTTGTGAGAATGACAAAGCGATATTACACGTCGCTTTTTTACTTGATATTAGTATACTTGTTGTATATACTGGGTTGTTGCTTCtgttgatcttctttttcttcccttaATTTACAGTAGTGATATATTATTCTGCTCTctattttttcttattttccTGCTAAAAGTCTGAACATAGGCCTATCTGAAAAATTAACAGCTATAGTAGCAAAATTGAAACTTGATTCAAGAGTGGGATGAAAGAAGATGGGATAGATAGGTGGTGCTAAAGGGTAACAGGGAAGCATATTCTTTTCAGTGAAAGCCATCTGAAATCCTttctgatatatatatacttttttttggccGTGCCAGTGATGGTGGTAATGGAAAATAGCGGGCTAGCAGAACTTGCCAAACTTTCGCTAGGCCACTCTGGAAACAAAGATACAGACTTTGTAGACATCACAGAACATTTACACACACTTTCTGCTAATTTAGCTCCAGAAACTGTAGTAAAGGAACCCacattttctcttttcgaGGGCACTTATGCGTTGGAGGTGTGCAATCTGAAACTAGATACGAGTCTCATCGAGTTGTCCCCGGAGGAACAGACATTTGATTGCAACATTGCATACGGAGAAGAGCAGAATTTGGAATATGTTACAGCAATATGCGATAGATTGAGCAGGTCTCTGATGAATTGGCTGCATGATTATCAGACCTTGCCCACAACCGTGCTGAGCTGTCGATACGTTGAGTACTTGATGGAATTGTACACGAAGCACCCAGTCTCTTCTTTGGATGCTATGCAAGGGTTATCTACTCAAGATCCACTGTACGACCAAGTGCTTTATAGTTTCGTGTTGGGACTCTGCTCTTTCATTAAGTTTACCTCCATTGTACTCAAGGATGGTGGCGTCtacgaagaagaagatttgaaCTGTAATGTGATGAATCTCGACATGTTGTCCAAGATAGAATACACCGCCGTTATCCAATCATTGGATACATCCTTAAGGGTAATAGACCAATTATACCCAGACCCAAACTCCGATGCTTCTCATTTGAGGAACGTAGTCCGTCTACTCCGTTTTCTATTGCATATACCAAATTATCACTACCCTTCTCGACTCACAGCCGTGTCATCTGACCTAAGCGTGCTACAAGAATCACTAGAGGTGATTGCTGAACTCAATGCAGATAATTACGACTTCACACAGCACAAGTGTCCTCCAGGATGCTTTTCAATGGGAATACAGAAAAGACGCGACAATAATTTTCCCCCAAAGGAGATTTATCAACCAAAGGGCAATGAATTCCAGTCCTTTGATATATTCATGAGAGATATTTTAGCAGCATTGTCCGTAAAAAATTGCAAAACTGCATTTGAATTCAGACAGTACGTTTGGTTTTTCAACAGACTACATCAACGTACCGTTATGGCCCGCGCTTTGCTCCAATCATATCTCATGAGGAATGAAATGATACTGGACAGGTTTAGTGTTGACAACTTCAGTAATATGCATCTACATGAATTTTCTTTAGCCGGAACTACCCTCTCAGATATATTATCGAATGAAGAGAATAGCATAGAAAAAGCTGACATACACAACGCATTGAGCGAGCTTTCATATTGTTTACTACGTTGGTACCAGAATATGCCGCAAAATTGTTGTAGACACAGACAAGGTTTCAATCGGTTATTGCTTGACTTTGATTCAGTACAAGCGAATTTTGAGCAGCACGAAACTCATTGGCAATCTATTGGCATTGATGATAGAATAACCAAAATGGGTGGCGCACCATTGATGCCAGTATCTACGTGGATATACACTACTAAACTACTAATGATGATAGAATTTACCTTAGAAGGCTTCCATTTAGAGGTGTATAAACCTTGGGAATCCTTTGCACAATATTGGTTCTGCTATTACCTATCCAGTCACTTGGAATCGAATTTAAAAAGATTACAGGAATTCTTATTACAGAAGATCAACTACATCGGTAATTACAATaagaaaatcaagaaaCTAAAAGCAGGAGAGAAAAAGGAGAAGGCAAAGGAACAATACAAACATCTCATATCGTCAGTATTGCCTCAATTAAAACttaataaaaaaaccatCAGCtatcttttcttggtttgCACGGTTTTAAAATCTCTCTCATTAGCGCAAGTATTCCAGTTTGCATTGTTAAAATCGTTTAAGATTATCGACTCAACAGTGGAATACTCTACACGTTTTAGCACTAAAAAGATGGTTCATGATTTGAGATTTAAaacattttcttctatAGGTATACCTGAAGTGCCTACTTTTGAACAATTCCAAAAGTCGTTAGAAGATTTCGTCATTGAATCACCGGCTATTCATTCGAAAATCCCCaatttattgaattttATGAATACGGAACTCGAAAACGCAAAGATTGCGTTATCCACCATTATAAGAACAATAGAGACGGGGGAGCCTGAAGATGCCCCAATATATACTGGAACGAAACAAGTTAAAGAAACGGCATTGCAATGGTTCAATTCATTGTTAGGTTCAGCGACAGCACTAAGCGTCAATGGATCAGTactcaagaaaaaaattttagAGCATCCTAAGACTGACAATTTGAGTCAATTTTATGATGTAAAACTCACTCACAGTCAAAGAGGTTGTTACTATTTCCCAATATTGACACTTTCATCTAAGTTGGATAGAAAACGCAAGTGATATAAGAGATAAGAAATtatgtttatatatatatatatatataatacgCTGTTCATCTTGTAAAGTAAAGGGTTCAAAAATGATTAGATGATGTATGTATC of Kluyveromyces marxianus DMKU3-1042 DNA, complete genome, chromosome 3 contains these proteins:
- the AFG1 gene encoding Afg1p yields the protein MIRTRIYQLRLGRRFVSDVAKTPLLEYDRQVKIGKLRDDPYQRGIIKSLGHLHESLQAYHPDPVVPPSVLDQVGWRAGFLGKLLLSRNQKYSTEGVPKGIYLYGDVGCGKTMLMELFYSTVPSHLSKKRIHFHQFMQFVHKRSHEIMSEQNFDALGEAKGKDIDPIPFLAAEIANSSRVLCFDEFQVTDVADAMILRRLVTTLLSKDYGVVLFATSNRKPDDLYINGVQRESFIPCINLIKERTEVVLLDSPTDYRKIPRPVSSVYYYPEKGMDYFSKECELARKLHVNQWYDYFSQSNAPNEPAAAAQVVHDYPLTIWGRELLVPKCTPGRVAQFSFKQLCGQPLAAGDYLTLASSFRSFVVTDLPYLTIYVRDEVRRFITFLDAVYDNGGKLATTGANDFTSLFVEPEDIINDFKLKPKSEEEGKDTDDNADVNDELVTKHGFTKDIAKKAQMFALDEERFAFARALSRLSHMSSTDWVEKR
- the MAK10 gene encoding Mak10p, translating into MVVMENSGLAELAKLSLGHSGNKDTDFVDITEHLHTLSANLAPETVVKEPTFSLFEGTYALEVCNLKLDTSLIELSPEEQTFDCNIAYGEEQNLEYVTAICDRLSRSLMNWLHDYQTLPTTVLSCRYVEYLMELYTKHPVSSLDAMQGLSTQDPLYDQVLYSFVLGLCSFIKFTSIVLKDGGVYEEEDLNCNVMNLDMLSKIEYTAVIQSLDTSLRVIDQLYPDPNSDASHLRNVVRLLRFLLHIPNYHYPSRLTAVSSDLSVLQESLEVIAELNADNYDFTQHKCPPGCFSMGIQKRRDNNFPPKEIYQPKGNEFQSFDIFMRDILAALSVKNCKTAFEFRQYVWFFNRLHQRTVMARALLQSYLMRNEMILDRFSVDNFSNMHLHEFSLAGTTLSDILSNEENSIEKADIHNALSELSYCLLRWYQNMPQNCCRHRQGFNRLLLDFDSVQANFEQHETHWQSIGIDDRITKMGGAPLMPVSTWIYTTKLLMMIEFTLEGFHLEVYKPWESFAQYWFCYYLSSHLESNLKRLQEFLLQKINYIGNYNKKIKKLKAGEKKEKAKEQYKHLISSVLPQLKLNKKTISYLFLVCTVLKSLSLAQVFQFALLKSFKIIDSTVEYSTRFSTKKMVHDLRFKTFSSIGIPEVPTFEQFQKSLEDFVIESPAIHSKIPNLLNFMNTELENAKIALSTIIRTIETGEPEDAPIYTGTKQVKETALQWFNSLLGSATALSVNGSVLKKKILEHPKTDNLSQFYDVKLTHSQRGCYYFPILTLSSKLDRKRK